In Thermodesulfobacteriota bacterium, the genomic stretch AAGTTATGAATCTTGATAAAATCTATGTCTAGTTTTGAGACCTCGCCGGCAGTCCTGATCATCTCATCTTCACTCTCGGTCGGCAAACCAAGTATTATGTGTGCACCTATGTATATTCCTCGGTCTTTAGTCAGTCCAATCGCATCGATTACCGATTGATAATCATGCCCCCGGTTCATAAAGCGTAGGCTTTTATCGTACACCGACTCGATTCCATATTCCAATGTTATAAAAAAATCCCTGGCTAGATTCTCCAACAGCTCAATCTTTTCTCGGTCTATACAGTCTGACCTGGTACCTATGGTCAGTCCTACAACGTCATCATGCTTGAGCGCTTCACAGTAAAGCTTTTCTAGTCTATCAACACTAGTATAAGTGTTTGTATAAGCCTGAAAGTAAATTATGAATTTCTGGGCCTTGAATCTTCTTCGCAGATATTCCATCCCCGTTTCAATCTGATAGTCCATTGAAAAACGGCTTCGTGCATAAGGGGGAACAAAGCTTTCGTTGTTGCAATAAATACATCCCCCTCGTGCTACCTTACCGTCCCTATTTGGACAGGTAAAGCCCATGTCCACCGAGACTTTCTGAACCCGACAACCGAATCTCTCTTTTAGATAATTGCTATAAGAGTTATA encodes the following:
- a CDS encoding TIGR01212 family radical SAM protein (This family includes YhcC from E. coli K-12, an uncharacterized radical SAM protein.), yielding MKRRYNSYSNYLKERFGCRVQKVSVDMGFTCPNRDGKVARGGCIYCNNESFVPPYARSRFSMDYQIETGMEYLRRRFKAQKFIIYFQAYTNTYTSVDRLEKLYCEALKHDDVVGLTIGTRSDCIDREKIELLENLARDFFITLEYGIESVYDKSLRFMNRGHDYQSVIDAIGLTKDRGIYIGAHIILGLPTESEDEMIRTAGEVSKLDIDFIKIHNLHIIKNTALAGMYSKRPFRLFSYEEYLDFISRFLERLSPQIVVERLFTDTPKDLLIAPLWNKSHNDIMRGIEMELEKRDTYQGRLFKRQT